Proteins from a genomic interval of Psychrobacter fulvigenes:
- a CDS encoding ABC transporter ATP-binding protein, protein MLELRQVTKKYDDKVIFEDLSLKINKGEIVSILGPSGCGKTTLLHIILGLTDINGGRLAYNGEDITRVPMRQRGFNIVFQDYALFPNLNVKQNIEYGLRNNPNISTQKEVDELVDLLDIKAHLNKRIHQLSGGQKQRVALARTLVMKPKILLLDEPLSALDGVIKETVKQRIREIAVRYQLTTLIVTHDPEEAMTLSDRILLLSDGKIAQFDKPTEIIGNPANDFVTNFILNQLNIKRRNILSLFAGDTSQVDPLSKYTQTQSYGQHEADIGPRHADSKAIAVHNKQKSKGTVKG, encoded by the coding sequence ATGTTAGAGCTTAGGCAGGTTACCAAGAAATATGACGACAAAGTTATCTTTGAAGATCTTTCACTCAAAATTAACAAGGGTGAAATAGTCTCAATATTAGGGCCATCTGGCTGCGGGAAAACGACGTTATTGCATATCATTCTAGGTTTAACGGATATCAATGGTGGCCGGTTGGCGTATAACGGTGAGGATATTACTCGTGTTCCTATGAGACAAAGAGGGTTTAATATTGTCTTTCAGGACTATGCTTTATTCCCAAATCTTAATGTCAAACAAAACATCGAATACGGTCTACGTAATAACCCGAATATCAGCACCCAAAAAGAAGTCGATGAGCTGGTCGACTTGCTCGATATTAAAGCCCATCTAAATAAGCGCATTCATCAGCTGTCTGGCGGTCAAAAGCAACGTGTGGCGTTGGCTCGTACTTTAGTTATGAAGCCCAAAATATTACTGTTAGATGAGCCATTATCTGCTCTAGACGGTGTGATCAAAGAAACCGTTAAACAGCGTATCCGTGAGATTGCTGTCCGTTATCAGCTAACCACCTTGATCGTCACTCACGACCCAGAAGAGGCCATGACCTTATCTGATCGCATCCTACTACTATCAGATGGCAAAATCGCACAATTTGATAAGCCAACTGAGATCATAGGTAATCCTGCCAATGACTTCGTCACAAATTTCATTCTGAATCAGCTCAATATCAAACGTCGCAATATCTTAAGTTTATTTGCAGGGGACACCTCTCAAGTTGATCCACTAAGTAAATACACTCAAACCCAAAGCTATGGACAGCATGAGGCTGATATTGGCCCTCGTCATGCTGACTCTAAAGCCATCGCTGTCCATAATAAGCAAAAGTCAAAAGGTACTGTGAAAGGCTGA
- a CDS encoding ABC transporter permease family protein: MKLSNPPQAKAIWLFVTILFIAFLFVPLGKVLALSLNTSDGFGLDNYTSIVSSNDFQQVMINSFVVATVSALSATMLAFILAYTVHWTNLPKSFKKVIKIAALFPMLLPTVTYGFAIIYTFGKQGLLTQILGFQLFENIYGFQGMWLGYTIYTLPIAFLLLNNTFQYLDKKFVIVSELMGDSHLRQFDMTVIRPLIGTFAAAMIQCFFLAFTDFGIPASIGGEYKVIAIELYTQILGASPSFEKGAVVALFMLIPSVLSIGLLWYVARFNIRYNTVESIDLPTSKVKDRALAILSSTILFCLLTVFAVIFIIPWIKTWPYQMQFSTETVSKVLASTNLMRVYQNSLIVAVLTAVFGTLITYFSALLCERSGLFKIGKFSIESSALVTNTVPGMVVGIAYLMVFSGSAVANTIFIIVISNIIHYFATPYLMSKNALSKMNLGWETTASLLGDSWVKSLIRIVIPNSLFTLIEVASFYFISAMVTISAVIFISGAKTMVLTTKIVELQHFARFDEIFILSLMILITNICALLLFAIIRHLYSKRLYGTTKVKDETLVVPTTA; the protein is encoded by the coding sequence ATGAAGCTTAGTAATCCACCCCAAGCAAAAGCCATTTGGCTATTTGTGACGATTTTATTCATCGCCTTTCTGTTTGTACCATTAGGAAAGGTGTTGGCGTTATCCTTGAATACCAGCGATGGGTTTGGCTTAGATAACTATACGAGTATCGTTAGTAGTAACGACTTTCAACAGGTGATGATCAATAGTTTTGTTGTGGCGACGGTGAGCGCGCTGAGCGCCACAATGCTCGCTTTTATTTTAGCTTATACCGTACATTGGACCAATTTGCCTAAAAGCTTCAAAAAAGTCATTAAAATCGCGGCATTATTCCCCATGCTATTGCCAACGGTGACTTACGGTTTTGCCATTATCTATACCTTTGGTAAGCAAGGCTTGCTGACACAAATACTGGGCTTTCAGCTATTTGAGAACATATATGGCTTTCAAGGGATGTGGCTTGGCTACACCATCTATACTTTGCCCATTGCCTTTTTATTACTCAATAATACCTTTCAATATTTAGACAAAAAATTCGTCATTGTCTCAGAATTGATGGGCGACTCCCATCTGCGCCAGTTCGATATGACGGTGATTCGTCCTTTGATTGGTACCTTTGCCGCGGCCATGATTCAATGCTTCTTTTTAGCCTTCACTGACTTTGGGATACCAGCCTCTATTGGCGGCGAGTATAAAGTCATCGCTATTGAACTATACACACAGATATTAGGTGCGTCGCCTTCGTTTGAAAAAGGCGCAGTGGTCGCGCTGTTTATGCTCATTCCTTCCGTACTGAGTATTGGTCTGCTGTGGTATGTCGCTCGTTTTAATATCCGTTACAACACAGTTGAAAGTATCGATTTACCTACCTCGAAAGTTAAAGACAGAGCGTTAGCCATTTTATCCAGCACTATCTTGTTTTGCTTACTCACTGTGTTTGCGGTGATATTTATCATTCCATGGATAAAAACATGGCCTTATCAAATGCAATTTAGCACTGAGACGGTCAGCAAGGTTTTAGCCTCTACCAATCTAATGCGGGTCTACCAAAACTCACTCATCGTCGCGGTGTTGACAGCTGTCTTTGGTACTTTAATCACTTATTTTTCAGCGTTATTGTGCGAGCGCTCTGGTTTATTCAAAATCGGAAAATTCAGTATAGAGAGCTCAGCTCTGGTGACCAACACCGTGCCAGGGATGGTCGTGGGTATCGCGTATCTCATGGTGTTTTCTGGATCTGCTGTTGCCAATACCATCTTTATTATCGTAATAAGCAACATAATTCATTACTTTGCGACGCCTTATCTGATGAGCAAAAACGCGCTATCTAAAATGAACTTAGGCTGGGAGACGACTGCTAGTCTATTGGGCGACTCATGGGTTAAGTCTCTGATACGAATTGTGATTCCGAACTCATTGTTTACCTTAATTGAAGTCGCGTCATTCTACTTTATCAGTGCCATGGTGACGATTAGCGCAGTTATTTTTATTTCTGGTGCAAAAACCATGGTGCTCACCACCAAGATTGTAGAGTTACAGCATTTTGCGCGTTTTGATGAGATTTTCATCTTATCCCTTATGATACTGATCACCAATATCTGCGCGTTACTTCTGTTTGCCATTATTCGTCATTTATATAGTAAACGCCTTTACGGCACCACCAAAGTAAAAGACGAGACACTTGTTGTGCCAACGACAGCATGA
- a CDS encoding extracellular solute-binding protein, with protein MFPFKTLVLGLTCSMILTGCGSASSKGSSTEEVIIYSNADVEAVEVIQEVLDEAGYEGQYIFQSFGTGELGGRLLAEGKNTEADLVTMSSFYLESAQEKHSMFKDVSFEVNPQLAVPSYYAPILSFTGAIILNTKEMAAQNLPRPTSAKDLAKPIYQNKIAMVDPNGSSTGWLFVQNITATYGMDAEGQTLMNHIRDNAGPNLELSGSGPLKKVMAGEVPIGFGMRHQAVVNKAEGLPIDYIDPSEGNYTLSESVAIIDKGEKTNQNAMKMAEVIVKNVRPQLLEIYPNIIYDGETVAPENQIKNVKTYAEPLTAELLDKHRAFFHGQKI; from the coding sequence ATGTTTCCATTCAAAACGTTAGTGCTAGGACTTACGTGCAGCATGATATTGACAGGCTGTGGCTCAGCGTCTTCAAAGGGAAGTAGCACAGAGGAGGTCATCATTTATAGTAACGCCGATGTAGAAGCGGTAGAAGTTATTCAAGAGGTATTAGACGAAGCAGGCTATGAGGGTCAATATATCTTCCAATCCTTTGGCACCGGTGAGCTGGGCGGGCGCTTGTTGGCAGAAGGTAAAAACACAGAGGCAGATCTGGTTACCATGAGCTCGTTTTATTTAGAGAGCGCGCAGGAAAAGCATTCGATGTTTAAGGATGTCAGCTTTGAGGTCAACCCGCAACTTGCAGTACCAAGTTACTATGCGCCCATCTTAAGTTTTACTGGGGCAATTATTTTAAATACCAAAGAGATGGCCGCGCAAAATCTGCCTAGACCAACCAGCGCCAAAGATTTGGCAAAGCCCATCTACCAAAACAAAATTGCTATGGTTGATCCCAATGGCTCGTCTACTGGTTGGTTATTTGTACAAAACATCACCGCTACGTATGGCATGGATGCCGAAGGACAAACACTCATGAATCATATTCGTGACAACGCGGGGCCAAATTTAGAGCTGTCAGGATCAGGTCCGTTAAAAAAGGTCATGGCAGGTGAGGTGCCCATTGGTTTTGGTATGCGCCATCAAGCAGTCGTTAATAAAGCAGAAGGTCTGCCCATTGATTACATTGACCCAAGCGAAGGCAACTATACGCTGAGTGAATCAGTCGCGATCATCGATAAAGGCGAAAAAACCAACCAAAATGCGATGAAAATGGCCGAAGTCATCGTCAAAAATGTACGGCCTCAACTGCTAGAGATATACCCAAACATCATCTATGACGGCGAGACAGTGGCACCTGAGAACCAAATCAAAAATGTAAAAACCTATGCTGAACCGCTTACCGCTGAGTTATTAGATAAGCACAGGGCATTTTTTCACGGTCAAAAGATATAA
- a CDS encoding TIGR03364 family FAD-dependent oxidoreductase — MQLSTKLPPKKYDVVIVGGGIIGLASAYAAVKKGLSVALVERESQNKDASVRNFGFVTVSGQQSGAHWQRAMHSRNVWADIAPQAGIEMEHSGLHMLIQRPEAMDVAEAFLQTDMGASCRLLTQSEIAENAPYLKQGLGVLYSPHELRVESKTAISKLANWLAQIHGVDFYNKTTVHSIELPVVHTSRGTLQAEHCVVCPGSDLHSLYPDTLAQAKAKLCTLNMMRVMPKKDFKLNAAVMSDLSFARYDGFAKLPEAQGLITLLDDIQSAERKAGVHLIVVQSADGSLIIGDSHDYSDRELPFREVRLDELIINEFHQVMDIGEIDIVQHWLGVYPSGDDVVFTASPEKGVVIGSVTGGTGASTGFAFGEELIDLVLESK; from the coding sequence ATGCAGTTATCAACCAAATTACCCCCAAAAAAATACGATGTGGTGATCGTCGGTGGCGGCATCATCGGTCTTGCCAGCGCTTATGCCGCAGTCAAAAAAGGACTGAGTGTGGCACTGGTAGAGCGGGAGTCGCAGAATAAAGATGCATCAGTACGCAATTTTGGTTTTGTTACCGTCAGTGGCCAACAAAGTGGCGCACATTGGCAACGTGCGATGCACTCCCGTAACGTGTGGGCGGATATTGCACCTCAAGCGGGTATTGAAATGGAGCATAGCGGCTTGCATATGCTGATTCAGCGTCCAGAAGCGATGGACGTGGCTGAGGCGTTTTTACAGACAGATATGGGCGCGTCTTGTCGATTACTGACTCAATCTGAAATAGCTGAAAATGCCCCTTATCTTAAACAAGGTTTGGGTGTGTTATATAGCCCTCATGAGCTCAGAGTCGAATCAAAGACCGCTATCAGTAAATTAGCTAACTGGTTAGCGCAGATCCATGGCGTGGACTTTTATAACAAGACGACCGTCCATTCTATCGAGTTGCCAGTGGTGCATACCAGCCGTGGTACGCTGCAGGCCGAGCATTGTGTTGTTTGCCCTGGTAGCGATTTGCACAGTTTATATCCAGATACCTTGGCGCAGGCTAAGGCCAAACTTTGCACGCTCAATATGATGCGTGTGATGCCCAAAAAAGACTTTAAGTTAAATGCAGCGGTGATGTCGGATTTAAGCTTTGCTCGCTACGATGGGTTTGCTAAGTTACCTGAAGCTCAAGGGTTAATCACTTTACTAGATGATATTCAGTCAGCCGAGCGTAAGGCTGGTGTGCATCTGATCGTTGTACAATCTGCGGATGGCTCTCTCATTATCGGTGATAGTCATGATTATAGTGATAGAGAGCTGCCATTTAGAGAGGTGCGTCTTGATGAATTGATTATCAATGAATTCCATCAAGTGATGGATATAGGTGAAATTGATATTGTGCAGCATTGGTTAGGGGTTTATCCCAGCGGTGATGATGTGGTGTTCACAGCGTCTCCAGAAAAAGGCGTGGTTATCGGATCGGTGACTGGCGGTACAGGTGCTTCAACAGGATTTGCGTTCGGTGAAGAGTTAATTGATTTAGTATTGGAGTCGAAATAA
- a CDS encoding HAD family hydrolase, whose protein sequence is MSTDIMSIKDKFDNITLCVFDMAGTTVNEDNLVYKTVQDAINQVLADAGKLDKQVDLDICLVFGAGKEKRQAINDILNQLDMPDIEVEQLTNTAFAVFKTSLATAYTKDTLAAFEGILTLIDKLKVSNRKVVLNTGYDAKTANKILDILGWSAGREIDALITADDVTNGRPAPDMIMLAMDKFGIEDSKKVLKAGDSGIDIEEGKNTDCGLCIGVLTGAQTKVQLEKYSPDVVLDKLTDLAELI, encoded by the coding sequence ATGAGTACAGATATTATGAGCATCAAAGATAAGTTCGATAACATCACACTTTGTGTCTTTGACATGGCAGGTACGACCGTCAATGAAGATAATTTGGTTTACAAAACAGTGCAGGATGCTATCAATCAGGTACTCGCTGATGCAGGTAAACTTGATAAACAAGTAGATCTGGATATTTGCTTAGTATTTGGGGCGGGCAAGGAAAAACGCCAAGCCATTAATGACATACTTAACCAGTTAGATATGCCTGATATTGAGGTTGAACAGCTGACAAACACAGCGTTTGCTGTCTTTAAAACCAGTTTGGCGACAGCTTATACAAAAGATACCTTAGCTGCGTTTGAGGGTATATTGACGTTGATTGACAAGCTAAAAGTCAGTAATAGAAAGGTCGTCCTAAATACGGGCTATGATGCAAAGACTGCCAATAAAATATTAGATATATTGGGGTGGTCAGCAGGGCGTGAGATTGATGCGTTGATTACTGCGGACGATGTCACGAATGGTCGTCCTGCGCCAGATATGATTATGCTGGCGATGGACAAGTTTGGCATTGAGGATTCAAAGAAAGTGTTAAAAGCGGGTGATAGTGGTATCGATATTGAAGAAGGTAAGAATACTGATTGTGGCTTATGTATCGGCGTTCTGACTGGAGCGCAGACCAAGGTACAACTTGAAAAGTATTCACCAGATGTAGTATTAGATAAATTGACTGATTTGGCTGAATTGATTTAG
- a CDS encoding TSUP family transporter, whose amino-acid sequence MDLSLSLEIILMLTAVAALAGFIDAIAGGGGLLTIPAMLLANIPPVMTLGTNKLQAASGALAASITMIRKGIVKPQRIKVAIIAAFLGSVLGTIAVQMSPPDLLEKLIPFLIAAIGIYTLFAPRLGEVEAAPRISEGKWQKVVAPLIGFYDGYIGPGTGMFFALGNVALRGRQIIEATGAAKVLNLSTNIGSLIFFILGGNVIWKVGLAMMVGQIIGAYFGSNMVVKGGSKLIRFMIVLVCLAMITKYVIG is encoded by the coding sequence ATGGACTTATCGTTATCTTTAGAAATTATATTAATGCTCACTGCGGTAGCGGCGCTTGCTGGCTTCATTGACGCTATCGCAGGGGGTGGCGGCTTGCTGACCATTCCTGCCATGCTGCTGGCAAACATACCACCAGTCATGACATTGGGCACCAACAAGTTACAAGCCGCGTCAGGGGCGCTTGCAGCGTCTATTACCATGATTAGAAAAGGTATCGTTAAGCCTCAACGCATCAAAGTTGCCATTATTGCTGCTTTTTTGGGTTCAGTACTTGGTACGATCGCAGTACAGATGTCACCCCCTGATTTGCTTGAAAAGCTTATTCCGTTTTTGATTGCCGCCATCGGTATTTATACCTTATTTGCGCCCAGACTTGGCGAAGTAGAAGCGGCACCGCGTATCTCAGAAGGCAAGTGGCAAAAAGTTGTCGCGCCACTCATCGGGTTTTATGATGGTTATATCGGCCCTGGTACAGGGATGTTTTTTGCGCTTGGTAATGTCGCTTTGCGCGGTCGGCAGATTATTGAAGCCACGGGTGCGGCAAAGGTATTGAACTTATCAACCAATATTGGCTCGCTGATATTTTTTATTTTGGGCGGTAATGTGATTTGGAAAGTGGGGCTGGCGATGATGGTTGGGCAAATAATCGGCGCGTATTTTGGCTCAAATATGGTGGTCAAAGGTGGTAGTAAGCTCATTCGCTTTATGATTGTTTTGGTGTGCTTGGCAATGATTACCAAATACGTCATTGGTTGA
- a CDS encoding dicarboxylate/amino acid:cation symporter, with the protein MGLTGKIIVAMVLGIALGLFINYSGLNAEGSFVNTYITNGFMAIIGKLFVNSLKMLVVPLVLISLICGVCGIGDIRLLGRIGTKTFLIYMMTTALAIATAIGLGSLFGIGKGMDIATEAAFEAKSAPPLLDVFSNIIPSNPISAMANGDMLSIIFFAILIGISILMVGKPAKGLVQSLELINEVILKMVTIIMNLAPYGVFALLTKAMAELGLDLIWSLLGYVAVLVGSLAFHFFITMMIVLKLFSGLSVRTFLAKMREVQIFAFSTSSSNATIPITLRTITKRMGVNNSVASFTVPFGATINMDGTAIMQGTATIFIANIYGIDLGVTEYLTVILMSVLASVGTAGVPGVGLIMLSMVFAQVGLPIEGIGLILGVDRILDMLRTAVNVGGDAAVTAIVAKSEDKMDVAIYNDPDAGTKDVFDGHIDKDSKREFSEVFSDGLMGSEYDDVDRRK; encoded by the coding sequence TTGGGGCTAACGGGCAAGATCATCGTTGCCATGGTGCTCGGTATCGCACTGGGTTTATTTATAAACTATTCTGGACTTAACGCTGAGGGCAGTTTTGTTAACACATATATTACCAATGGTTTTATGGCCATCATCGGTAAGCTGTTCGTCAACTCTTTAAAAATGCTAGTCGTACCATTAGTACTCATCTCACTGATTTGTGGTGTGTGTGGTATCGGTGACATCCGTTTGCTTGGCCGTATTGGTACCAAGACTTTCCTCATCTATATGATGACAACGGCGCTAGCAATCGCGACTGCTATTGGACTTGGCTCGCTATTTGGCATCGGTAAAGGCATGGATATCGCCACCGAAGCAGCATTTGAAGCCAAGTCTGCACCGCCGCTACTGGATGTATTTTCTAACATTATCCCCTCTAACCCCATCAGCGCGATGGCAAATGGCGATATGTTATCGATTATCTTCTTCGCTATCTTGATCGGTATCAGTATCTTAATGGTTGGCAAGCCTGCCAAAGGCTTGGTACAAAGCTTAGAGCTGATTAATGAAGTCATCCTAAAGATGGTGACCATCATCATGAACTTGGCACCATATGGTGTATTTGCCCTTTTGACCAAAGCCATGGCTGAGCTCGGCTTAGATCTGATTTGGTCACTGCTAGGCTATGTCGCTGTACTGGTTGGCTCACTGGCTTTCCACTTCTTTATAACCATGATGATTGTACTTAAGCTATTTTCTGGCTTATCAGTCAGAACCTTTTTGGCAAAAATGCGTGAAGTACAAATCTTTGCTTTTAGTACTTCAAGCTCGAATGCCACCATTCCTATTACCTTACGCACGATTACCAAGCGCATGGGTGTCAATAACTCAGTCGCGTCTTTTACCGTACCTTTTGGTGCTACCATCAACATGGATGGTACCGCCATCATGCAAGGGACAGCGACCATCTTTATTGCCAATATTTATGGCATTGATTTGGGAGTCACAGAGTATCTAACTGTCATCTTGATGTCTGTACTGGCGTCTGTCGGTACCGCTGGTGTCCCTGGTGTCGGTCTGATTATGTTATCGATGGTATTTGCTCAAGTTGGCTTACCTATCGAGGGCATCGGTCTTATCCTAGGTGTGGATCGTATTCTTGATATGCTGCGTACTGCTGTGAACGTCGGCGGTGATGCTGCAGTGACTGCTATTGTGGCAAAATCAGAAGACAAGATGGACGTGGCTATCTATAATGACCCTGATGCAGGTACCAAAGATGTATTCGACGGTCATATTGATAAAGACAGCAAACGTGAGTTTTCTGAAGTCTTTAGCGATGGCTTGATGGGTAGCGAATATGATGATGTGGATCGTCGCAAATAA
- a CDS encoding acyl-CoA dehydrogenase — protein MTIGLFILAVFIQLAVVLAIFLLSLSRVSGSIVAIITVLVTAFISPWSLILGVPIALLCLMLLISPVRQALITKPVYKALGNAMPSMSDTEREALDAGTSWWEKELFMGAPNWRTFENYPYPQLSEEEQSFIDNEVEMLCTMLDEWQINAEYKDLPPQVWQFIKDNGFLGLIIPKEYGGLEFSSYAQSRVMSKIASRSPTAAVSCMVPNSLGPGELLMHYGTEEQKQYWLPGLARGEEIPCFGLTGPEAGSDAGAIPDTGVVCYGIHDGQYMLGLNMNFSKRWITLAPIATVVGLAFKMHDPEGLLGDPNKTDYGITCALIPASHDGVVIGPRHYPSGSPFMNGTVDGTDVFIPLDYIIGGVDNAGRGWRMLMECLAVGRGISLPALSTSASEMSYLSVGAFSKVREQFKISVGNFEGVQDATSRIASHTYMLEAFRHLVTCGLNQGGTPSVMTAMAKYYATETMRKVVNDGMDVVGGRAIQMGPRNFLAIPYQAIPVSITVEGANILTRSLMIFGQGAMRCHPYLFDELQLLQSDDKDSALEKFDDLFFKHLGYTFNRGAKAFVAGYVGGSSKAPSYADGFTRPYYKHINRLSASFALTADMALGLLAGDLKRKEMLSGRLADIHSHLFIATAILQFYQHGSKSEAERLHAEVALQHSLYTIQEAFVSFFANFPNRLAANVVGFVTFPSGRIFTPASDELKRKLGDTFMDDFEDNPFRDFLKTMVYYNTDPEDVTGRMENAYQTLLAIEPLWKQFKKAEHDGDFEGLTFEDHVVYASQNGDITEEEAEQLIHYNGLRFDSLLTDVFDEHLLQAQERINPHSLENAVHQLTDYAQIKSDAQSRNKQLAAEQQAQEETLTDSLETDQASSDEAPTDDIETVATDIDDKTGDDNPNHGYETDGDVTLVGEQDTTKEVHAQTDFNDSDPQVEVLDHRVRDADSILNERMNYNHNRRKRAAESKALGKELGADPDLTKATVKSIEDTQKFQDDLHHKEDDKV, from the coding sequence ATGACGATTGGCTTATTCATTTTGGCAGTATTTATTCAGTTAGCCGTCGTCTTGGCCATATTTTTACTGTCCTTATCACGGGTTAGTGGCAGTATCGTCGCTATCATTACGGTCCTAGTGACTGCCTTTATTAGTCCATGGTCGCTGATTTTGGGCGTGCCAATTGCACTCTTATGTTTGATGCTTCTTATCTCTCCCGTTCGCCAAGCGCTGATCACCAAGCCTGTCTATAAGGCGCTGGGCAATGCCATGCCTAGCATGAGTGATACCGAGCGTGAAGCACTGGACGCTGGCACCAGTTGGTGGGAAAAGGAGCTGTTTATGGGTGCGCCGAACTGGCGAACCTTTGAAAACTATCCGTATCCACAGCTGTCAGAAGAAGAGCAAAGCTTTATTGATAATGAAGTTGAGATGCTGTGTACGATGCTTGATGAGTGGCAAATCAATGCAGAATATAAAGACCTGCCACCACAGGTATGGCAGTTTATTAAAGACAACGGCTTCTTGGGTCTCATCATCCCAAAAGAGTATGGTGGTCTTGAGTTCAGCTCTTATGCGCAAAGCCGTGTGATGAGCAAGATTGCTTCACGCTCGCCAACCGCAGCAGTCAGCTGTATGGTGCCAAACTCACTCGGCCCTGGTGAGCTGCTGATGCACTATGGGACAGAGGAGCAAAAGCAATATTGGTTACCAGGTCTGGCTAGAGGTGAGGAGATTCCTTGCTTTGGTCTCACAGGCCCTGAAGCTGGCTCTGATGCTGGCGCTATTCCTGACACTGGCGTGGTCTGCTACGGTATCCATGATGGGCAATATATGCTCGGTCTAAACATGAATTTTTCCAAGCGCTGGATCACACTTGCCCCTATCGCAACTGTTGTGGGGCTTGCCTTCAAGATGCATGATCCAGAAGGTCTGCTTGGTGATCCTAACAAAACTGATTATGGCATTACCTGTGCATTAATCCCTGCTAGCCATGATGGTGTTGTCATTGGCCCGCGTCATTATCCTAGTGGCTCGCCCTTCATGAATGGTACTGTCGATGGTACGGATGTCTTTATTCCACTCGATTACATTATCGGCGGCGTTGACAATGCTGGACGTGGTTGGCGCATGCTGATGGAATGCTTGGCGGTTGGTCGCGGCATCTCCTTGCCTGCGTTATCGACTTCTGCCAGTGAGATGAGCTACCTATCCGTTGGTGCATTTTCCAAAGTGCGTGAACAGTTCAAAATCTCCGTCGGTAACTTTGAAGGTGTGCAAGATGCGACCAGTCGCATTGCTAGTCACACTTATATGTTAGAGGCTTTTCGTCATCTGGTTACTTGTGGTCTCAATCAAGGCGGTACCCCGTCAGTCATGACTGCGATGGCAAAATACTATGCCACCGAAACCATGCGTAAGGTCGTCAACGACGGTATGGATGTAGTTGGTGGCCGCGCCATTCAGATGGGCCCACGCAACTTTTTGGCCATTCCTTATCAAGCCATTCCTGTTTCGATCACCGTTGAAGGCGCAAATATCCTGACCCGCTCGTTGATGATTTTTGGTCAAGGAGCGATGCGCTGTCACCCCTATTTATTTGATGAGCTGCAACTGCTGCAAAGTGACGATAAAGACAGCGCGCTTGAGAAATTTGATGACTTATTCTTTAAGCATCTGGGCTATACCTTCAATCGCGGTGCCAAAGCCTTTGTCGCAGGTTATGTCGGCGGTAGTAGTAAAGCGCCAAGCTATGCTGATGGCTTTACCCGCCCTTACTACAAGCATATCAACCGTTTGAGCGCCAGCTTTGCGCTCACAGCAGACATGGCTCTCGGCTTGCTTGCAGGTGATCTCAAGCGCAAAGAGATGCTCTCTGGTCGCCTTGCCGATATCCATAGTCATTTATTTATCGCCACTGCTATCCTGCAGTTTTATCAGCATGGCAGTAAGTCAGAAGCTGAACGCTTGCATGCTGAGGTTGCCCTTCAGCATAGCTTATATACTATCCAAGAAGCTTTCGTCTCTTTCTTTGCCAACTTCCCAAATCGCTTGGCGGCAAATGTCGTTGGCTTCGTGACTTTTCCAAGTGGCCGCATCTTTACTCCAGCCAGTGACGAGTTGAAACGCAAACTGGGCGATACCTTTATGGATGACTTCGAGGACAACCCATTTCGCGACTTTCTCAAAACCATGGTTTACTACAATACTGATCCTGAAGACGTCACTGGTCGTATGGAAAATGCTTATCAAACCTTGCTGGCGATTGAACCACTTTGGAAGCAATTCAAAAAAGCAGAACATGATGGTGACTTTGAAGGCTTAACTTTTGAAGATCACGTAGTCTATGCTAGCCAAAATGGTGATATCACTGAAGAGGAAGCTGAGCAGCTGATTCATTATAATGGGCTACGTTTTGACTCGCTATTGACCGACGTGTTCGATGAGCATCTCTTGCAGGCGCAAGAGCGGATCAATCCGCACAGTCTAGAAAATGCGGTGCATCAGTTGACCGACTATGCCCAAATCAAGAGCGATGCACAGAGTAGAAACAAGCAATTGGCAGCTGAACAGCAAGCTCAAGAAGAGACCCTGACAGACAGTCTAGAGACTGACCAAGCTAGCAGCGATGAAGCTCCTACAGATGACATAGAGACAGTGGCGACAGATATCGATGACAAAACTGGTGATGATAATCCCAATCACGGCTATGAAACTGACGGCGACGTCACGCTAGTCGGTGAGCAAGACACTACAAAAGAAGTTCACGCGCAGACTGACTTTAACGATTCGGACCCTCAGGTAGAAGTGCTTGACCACCGTGTCCGCGATGCTGATTCCATATTGAATGAGCGCATGAACTACAATCATAATCGCCGCAAACGTGCCGCTGAGTCTAAAGCCTTAGGTAAAGAACTAGGCGCTGACCCTGATCTAACAAAAGCGACTGTCAAATCCATAGAGGACACCCAAAAATTTCAAGATGACTTGCATCATAAAGAAGACGATAAGGTTTAA